In one Zalophus californianus isolate mZalCal1 chromosome 10, mZalCal1.pri.v2, whole genome shotgun sequence genomic region, the following are encoded:
- the ABL2 gene encoding tyrosine-protein kinase ABL2 isoform X2, protein MVLGTVLLPPNSYGRDQDTLSLCCLCSSEASDTAVPNLTDHFASCVEDGFEGDKTGGSSPEALHRPYGCDVEPQALNEAIRWSSKENLLGATESDPNLFVALYDFVASGDNTLSITKGEKLRVLGYNQNGEWSEVRSKNGQGWVPSNYITPVNSLEKHSWYHGPVSRSAAEYLLSSLINGSFLVRESESSPGQLSISLRYEGRVYHYRINTTTDGKVYVTAESRFSTLAELVHHHSTVADGLVTTLHYPAPKCNKPTVYGVSPIHDKWEMERTDITMKHKLGGGQYGEVYVGVWKKYSLTVAVKTLKEDTMEVEEFLKEAAVMKEIKHPNLVQLLGVCTLEPPFYIVTEYMPYGNLLDYLRECSREEVTAVVLLYMATQISSAMEYLEKKNFIHRDLAARNCLVGENHVVKVADFGLSRLMTGDTYTAHAGAKFPIKWTAPESLAYNTFSIKSDVWAFGVLLWEIATYGMSPYPGIDLSQVYDLLEKGYRMEQPEGCPPKVYELMRACWKWSPADRPSFAETHQAFETMFHDSSISEEVAEELGRAAAASSVVPYLPRLPVLPSKMRTLKKQGENKENIEGAQDATENSASSSAPGFLRGVQAPSGSPALPRKQRDKSPSSLLEDAKETCFTRDRKGGFFSSFMKKRNAPTPPKRSSSFREMENQPHKKYELTGNFSSVASLQHADGFSFTPAQQEANLVPPKCFGGSFAQRNLCNDDGGGGGGSGTAGGGWSGITGFFTPRLIKKTLGLRAGKPTASDDTSKPFPRSNSTSSMSSGLPEQDRMAMTLPRNCQRSKLQLERTVSTSSQPEENVDRANDMLPKKSEEGAAPSRERPKAKLLPRGATALPLRTPSGDPAITEKDSPGAGVAGVAAAPKSKERNGGARLGMAGVPEDGEQTGWSSPAKAAAALPTTHNHKVPVLISPTLKHTPADVQLIGTDSQGNKFKLLSEHQVTSSGDKDRPRRVKPKCAPPPPPVMRLLQHPSMCADPMEEPTASTAGQPMAETQEGGKKAAPGAVPGGGKAGRPVMPPPQVPLPTSSISPAKMANGTAGTKVALRKTKQVAEKISADKISKEALLECADLLSSAITEPVPNSQLVDTGHQLLDYCSGYVDCIPQTRNKFAFREAVSKLELSLQELQVSSAAAGVPGANPVLNNLLSCVQEISDVVQR, encoded by the exons atcACTTTGCCAGCTGTGTGGAGGATGGCTTTGAGGGAGACAAGACTGGAGGCAgtagtccag AAGCCTTGCACCGCCCCTATGGTTGTGATGTTGAACCCCAGGCACTGAACGAAGCCATCAGGTGGAGCTCCAAGGAGAACTTACTTGGAGCCACTGAGAGCGACCCTAATCTCTTTGTTGCACTTTATGATTTTGTAGCCAGTGGTGATAACACACTCAGCATCACTAAAG GTGAAAAGCTGCGAGTCCTTGGTTATAACCAGAATGGTGAGTGGAGTGAAGTTCGCTCCAAGAATGGACAAGGTTGGGTACCAAGCAACTACATCACCCCAGTGAACAGCTTGGAGAAACATTCCTGGTACCATGGACCAGTGTCGCGCAGTGCAGCAGAGTATCTACTCAGCAGTCTAATCAATGGCAGTTTCCTGGTGCGAGAAAGCGAGAGCAGCCCCGGGCAGCTGTCGATCTCGCTCAGGTATGAGGGGCGTGTGTATCACTACAGGATCAATACCACCACGGATGGCAAG GTGTACGTCACTGCTGAGAGCCGCTTTAGCACCCTGGCGGAACTCGTGCACCATCACTCCACTGTGGCCGACGGGCTGGTGACAACATTACACTACCCAGCGCCCAAGTGTAATAAGCCCACAGTCTATGGTGTGTCCCCCATCCATGACAAATGGGAAATGGAACGAACAGATATTACCATGAAGCACAAACTTGGGGGCGGTCAGTATGGAGAAGTTTATGTTGGCGTCTGGAAGAAATACAGCCTTACGGTTGCTGTGAAAACATTGAAG gAAGATACCATGGAGGTGGAAGAGTTCCTGAAGGAAGCTGCAGTGATGAAGGAAATCAAGCATCCTAATCTGGTCCAACTATTAG GTGTGTGTACTTTGGAGCCACCATTTTACATTGTGACTGAGTACATGCCGTATGGCAACTTGCTTGATTATCTCCGAGAATGCAGTCGAGAAGAGGTGACTGCAGTTGTCCTGCTGTACATGGCCACTCAGATCTCTTCTGCAATGGAGTATCTAGAGAAGAAGAATTTCATCCATAG AGATCTTGCAGCCCGTAACTGCCTAGTGGGAGAAAACCATGTGGTAAAAGTGGCTGACTTTGGTTTGAGTAGACTGATGACTGGAGACACCTATACTGCTCATGCGGGAGCCAAATTTCCTATTAAATGGACAGCACCAGAGAGTCTTGCCTACAATACCTTCTCAATTAAATCTGACGTCTGGG CTTTCGGGGTACTGTTGTGGGAAATTGCTACATATGGAATGTCACCGTATCCAGGTATTGACCTGTCTCAGGTGTATGATCTATTGGAAAAAGGATATCGAATGGAACAACCTGAAGGATGCCCCCCTAAGGTTTATGAACTTATGAGAGCAT GCTGGAAGTGGAGCCCTGCCGACAGGCCTTCTTTTGCTGAAACACATCAGGCTTTTGAAACCATGTTCCATGACTCCAGCATTTCTGAAG AGGTAGCTGAGGAGCTTGGGCGAGCCGCCGCCGCCTCATCTGTTGTCCCATACCTGCCCCGACTGCCGGTACTTCCTTCCAAGATGCGGACACtcaagaagcagggggagaacaAGGAGAATATCGAAGGGGCACAGGACGCCACAGAAAATTCTGCTTCTAGTTCAGCACCAG GGTTCCTTAGAGGTGTACAGGCCCCTAGTGGGTCCCCAGCATTGCCTCGAAAACAAAGAGACAAGTCACCCAGCAGCCTCTTGGAAGATGCCAAAGAGACATGCTTCACCAGGGATAGGAAGGGAGGCTTCTTCAGCTCCTTCATGAAAAAGAGAAATGCTCCCACACCCCCCAAACGCAGCAGCTCCTTCCGAGAAATGGAGAATCAACCCCACAAGAAATATGAACTCACGGGTAACTTCTCATCTGTTGCTTCTCTACAGCATGCTGATGGGTTCTCTTTCACTCCTGCCCAGCAAGAGGCGAATCTGGTGCCACCCAAGTGCTTTGGGGGGAGCTTTGCACAGAGGAACCTCTGTAATGACgatggtggtgggggcgggggcagtggcACTGCTGGGGGCGGGTGGTCTGGCATCACAGGCTTCTTTACACCACGCTTAATCAAAAAGACACTGGGCTTACGAGCGGGGAAACCCACAGCCAGTGATGACACTTCCAAGCCTTTTCCAAGGTCAAACTCTACATCTTCCATGTCCTCAGGGCTTCCAGAGCAGGATAGGATGGCAATGACCCTTCCCAGGAACTGCCAGAGGTCCAAACTCCAGCTGGAAAGGACAGTGTCCACCTCTTCTCAGCCAGAAGAGAATGTGGACAGGGCCAATGACATGCTTCcaaaaaaatcagaggaaggtGCTGCTCCAAGTAGGGAGAGACCAAAAGCCAAACTTTTGCCCAGAGGAGCCACGGCTCTTCCTCTCAGAACCCCCTCTGGGGATCCAGCCATTACAGAGAAGGACTCTCCAGGGGCGGGGGTGGCTGGAGTGGCAGCCGCCCCAAAGAGCAAGGAGAGGAATGGTGGGGCGCGACTTGGCATGGCTGGAGTCCCAGAGGATGGCGAGCAGACAGGCTGGTCTTCTCCGGCCAAGGCTGCAGCAGCCCTCCCAACCACTCACAACCACAAAGTGCCAGTCCTTATCTCACCCACTCTGAAGCACACTCCAGCTGACGTGCAGCTCATTGGCACAGACTCTCAGGGCAATAAATTCAAACTCTTATCTGAGCATCAGGTCACATCCTCTGGAGACAAGGACCGACCCCGACGGGTAAAACCAAagtgtgccccacccccacccccagtgatgAGACTACTGCAGCATCCGTCCATGTGCGCAGACCCCATGGAAGAGCCGACCGCCTCAACTGCAGGACAGCCCATGGCAGAAacacaggaaggagggaaaaaggcCGCTCCGGGGGCAGTGCCTGGCGGTGGGAAAGCCGGGAGGCCAGTGATGCCTCCCCCTCAAGTGCCTCTGCCCACATCTTCCATCTCGCCAGCCAAAATGGCTAATGGCACAGCAGGTACTAAAGTGGCTCTGAGAAAAACCAAACAGGTGGCTGAGAAAATCTCAGCAGACAAAATCAGCAAAGAGGCCCTGCTGGAATGTGCTGACCTACTGTCCAGTGCCATCACGGAGCCTGTGCCGAACAGCCAGCTCGTGGACACTGGCCACCAGCTCCTCGACTACTGCTCAGGCTATGTGGACTGCATCCCTCAAACGCGCAACAAATTTGCTTTCCGAGAGGCTGTGAGCAAACTGGAACTCAGCCTGCAGGAGCTGCAGGTGTCTTCAGCGGCTGCCGGCGTGCCCGGGGCCAACCCTGTCCTTAATAACTTATTGTCATGTGTACAGGAGATCAGCGACGTGGTACAGAGGTAG
- the ABL2 gene encoding tyrosine-protein kinase ABL2 isoform X1, which translates to MGQQVGRVGEAPGLQQPQPRGIRVSSAARPSGRRRDLAGRTTEAGFNVFTQHDHFASCVEDGFEGDKTGGSSPEALHRPYGCDVEPQALNEAIRWSSKENLLGATESDPNLFVALYDFVASGDNTLSITKGEKLRVLGYNQNGEWSEVRSKNGQGWVPSNYITPVNSLEKHSWYHGPVSRSAAEYLLSSLINGSFLVRESESSPGQLSISLRYEGRVYHYRINTTTDGKVYVTAESRFSTLAELVHHHSTVADGLVTTLHYPAPKCNKPTVYGVSPIHDKWEMERTDITMKHKLGGGQYGEVYVGVWKKYSLTVAVKTLKEDTMEVEEFLKEAAVMKEIKHPNLVQLLGVCTLEPPFYIVTEYMPYGNLLDYLRECSREEVTAVVLLYMATQISSAMEYLEKKNFIHRDLAARNCLVGENHVVKVADFGLSRLMTGDTYTAHAGAKFPIKWTAPESLAYNTFSIKSDVWAFGVLLWEIATYGMSPYPGIDLSQVYDLLEKGYRMEQPEGCPPKVYELMRACWKWSPADRPSFAETHQAFETMFHDSSISEEVAEELGRAAAASSVVPYLPRLPVLPSKMRTLKKQGENKENIEGAQDATENSASSSAPGFLRGVQAPSGSPALPRKQRDKSPSSLLEDAKETCFTRDRKGGFFSSFMKKRNAPTPPKRSSSFREMENQPHKKYELTGNFSSVASLQHADGFSFTPAQQEANLVPPKCFGGSFAQRNLCNDDGGGGGGSGTAGGGWSGITGFFTPRLIKKTLGLRAGKPTASDDTSKPFPRSNSTSSMSSGLPEQDRMAMTLPRNCQRSKLQLERTVSTSSQPEENVDRANDMLPKKSEEGAAPSRERPKAKLLPRGATALPLRTPSGDPAITEKDSPGAGVAGVAAAPKSKERNGGARLGMAGVPEDGEQTGWSSPAKAAAALPTTHNHKVPVLISPTLKHTPADVQLIGTDSQGNKFKLLSEHQVTSSGDKDRPRRVKPKCAPPPPPVMRLLQHPSMCADPMEEPTASTAGQPMAETQEGGKKAAPGAVPGGGKAGRPVMPPPQVPLPTSSISPAKMANGTAGTKVALRKTKQVAEKISADKISKEALLECADLLSSAITEPVPNSQLVDTGHQLLDYCSGYVDCIPQTRNKFAFREAVSKLELSLQELQVSSAAAGVPGANPVLNNLLSCVQEISDVVQR; encoded by the exons atcACTTTGCCAGCTGTGTGGAGGATGGCTTTGAGGGAGACAAGACTGGAGGCAgtagtccag AAGCCTTGCACCGCCCCTATGGTTGTGATGTTGAACCCCAGGCACTGAACGAAGCCATCAGGTGGAGCTCCAAGGAGAACTTACTTGGAGCCACTGAGAGCGACCCTAATCTCTTTGTTGCACTTTATGATTTTGTAGCCAGTGGTGATAACACACTCAGCATCACTAAAG GTGAAAAGCTGCGAGTCCTTGGTTATAACCAGAATGGTGAGTGGAGTGAAGTTCGCTCCAAGAATGGACAAGGTTGGGTACCAAGCAACTACATCACCCCAGTGAACAGCTTGGAGAAACATTCCTGGTACCATGGACCAGTGTCGCGCAGTGCAGCAGAGTATCTACTCAGCAGTCTAATCAATGGCAGTTTCCTGGTGCGAGAAAGCGAGAGCAGCCCCGGGCAGCTGTCGATCTCGCTCAGGTATGAGGGGCGTGTGTATCACTACAGGATCAATACCACCACGGATGGCAAG GTGTACGTCACTGCTGAGAGCCGCTTTAGCACCCTGGCGGAACTCGTGCACCATCACTCCACTGTGGCCGACGGGCTGGTGACAACATTACACTACCCAGCGCCCAAGTGTAATAAGCCCACAGTCTATGGTGTGTCCCCCATCCATGACAAATGGGAAATGGAACGAACAGATATTACCATGAAGCACAAACTTGGGGGCGGTCAGTATGGAGAAGTTTATGTTGGCGTCTGGAAGAAATACAGCCTTACGGTTGCTGTGAAAACATTGAAG gAAGATACCATGGAGGTGGAAGAGTTCCTGAAGGAAGCTGCAGTGATGAAGGAAATCAAGCATCCTAATCTGGTCCAACTATTAG GTGTGTGTACTTTGGAGCCACCATTTTACATTGTGACTGAGTACATGCCGTATGGCAACTTGCTTGATTATCTCCGAGAATGCAGTCGAGAAGAGGTGACTGCAGTTGTCCTGCTGTACATGGCCACTCAGATCTCTTCTGCAATGGAGTATCTAGAGAAGAAGAATTTCATCCATAG AGATCTTGCAGCCCGTAACTGCCTAGTGGGAGAAAACCATGTGGTAAAAGTGGCTGACTTTGGTTTGAGTAGACTGATGACTGGAGACACCTATACTGCTCATGCGGGAGCCAAATTTCCTATTAAATGGACAGCACCAGAGAGTCTTGCCTACAATACCTTCTCAATTAAATCTGACGTCTGGG CTTTCGGGGTACTGTTGTGGGAAATTGCTACATATGGAATGTCACCGTATCCAGGTATTGACCTGTCTCAGGTGTATGATCTATTGGAAAAAGGATATCGAATGGAACAACCTGAAGGATGCCCCCCTAAGGTTTATGAACTTATGAGAGCAT GCTGGAAGTGGAGCCCTGCCGACAGGCCTTCTTTTGCTGAAACACATCAGGCTTTTGAAACCATGTTCCATGACTCCAGCATTTCTGAAG AGGTAGCTGAGGAGCTTGGGCGAGCCGCCGCCGCCTCATCTGTTGTCCCATACCTGCCCCGACTGCCGGTACTTCCTTCCAAGATGCGGACACtcaagaagcagggggagaacaAGGAGAATATCGAAGGGGCACAGGACGCCACAGAAAATTCTGCTTCTAGTTCAGCACCAG GGTTCCTTAGAGGTGTACAGGCCCCTAGTGGGTCCCCAGCATTGCCTCGAAAACAAAGAGACAAGTCACCCAGCAGCCTCTTGGAAGATGCCAAAGAGACATGCTTCACCAGGGATAGGAAGGGAGGCTTCTTCAGCTCCTTCATGAAAAAGAGAAATGCTCCCACACCCCCCAAACGCAGCAGCTCCTTCCGAGAAATGGAGAATCAACCCCACAAGAAATATGAACTCACGGGTAACTTCTCATCTGTTGCTTCTCTACAGCATGCTGATGGGTTCTCTTTCACTCCTGCCCAGCAAGAGGCGAATCTGGTGCCACCCAAGTGCTTTGGGGGGAGCTTTGCACAGAGGAACCTCTGTAATGACgatggtggtgggggcgggggcagtggcACTGCTGGGGGCGGGTGGTCTGGCATCACAGGCTTCTTTACACCACGCTTAATCAAAAAGACACTGGGCTTACGAGCGGGGAAACCCACAGCCAGTGATGACACTTCCAAGCCTTTTCCAAGGTCAAACTCTACATCTTCCATGTCCTCAGGGCTTCCAGAGCAGGATAGGATGGCAATGACCCTTCCCAGGAACTGCCAGAGGTCCAAACTCCAGCTGGAAAGGACAGTGTCCACCTCTTCTCAGCCAGAAGAGAATGTGGACAGGGCCAATGACATGCTTCcaaaaaaatcagaggaaggtGCTGCTCCAAGTAGGGAGAGACCAAAAGCCAAACTTTTGCCCAGAGGAGCCACGGCTCTTCCTCTCAGAACCCCCTCTGGGGATCCAGCCATTACAGAGAAGGACTCTCCAGGGGCGGGGGTGGCTGGAGTGGCAGCCGCCCCAAAGAGCAAGGAGAGGAATGGTGGGGCGCGACTTGGCATGGCTGGAGTCCCAGAGGATGGCGAGCAGACAGGCTGGTCTTCTCCGGCCAAGGCTGCAGCAGCCCTCCCAACCACTCACAACCACAAAGTGCCAGTCCTTATCTCACCCACTCTGAAGCACACTCCAGCTGACGTGCAGCTCATTGGCACAGACTCTCAGGGCAATAAATTCAAACTCTTATCTGAGCATCAGGTCACATCCTCTGGAGACAAGGACCGACCCCGACGGGTAAAACCAAagtgtgccccacccccacccccagtgatgAGACTACTGCAGCATCCGTCCATGTGCGCAGACCCCATGGAAGAGCCGACCGCCTCAACTGCAGGACAGCCCATGGCAGAAacacaggaaggagggaaaaaggcCGCTCCGGGGGCAGTGCCTGGCGGTGGGAAAGCCGGGAGGCCAGTGATGCCTCCCCCTCAAGTGCCTCTGCCCACATCTTCCATCTCGCCAGCCAAAATGGCTAATGGCACAGCAGGTACTAAAGTGGCTCTGAGAAAAACCAAACAGGTGGCTGAGAAAATCTCAGCAGACAAAATCAGCAAAGAGGCCCTGCTGGAATGTGCTGACCTACTGTCCAGTGCCATCACGGAGCCTGTGCCGAACAGCCAGCTCGTGGACACTGGCCACCAGCTCCTCGACTACTGCTCAGGCTATGTGGACTGCATCCCTCAAACGCGCAACAAATTTGCTTTCCGAGAGGCTGTGAGCAAACTGGAACTCAGCCTGCAGGAGCTGCAGGTGTCTTCAGCGGCTGCCGGCGTGCCCGGGGCCAACCCTGTCCTTAATAACTTATTGTCATGTGTACAGGAGATCAGCGACGTGGTACAGAGGTAG
- the ABL2 gene encoding tyrosine-protein kinase ABL2 isoform X4 → MGQQVGRVGEAPGLQQPQPRGIRVSSAARPSGRRRDLAGRTTEAGFNVFTQHDHFASCVEDGFEGDKTGGSSPEALHRPYGCDVEPQALNEAIRWSSKENLLGATESDPNLFVALYDFVASGDNTLSITKGEKLRVLGYNQNGEWSEVRSKNGQGWVPSNYITPVNSLEKHSWYHGPVSRSAAEYLLSSLINGSFLVRESESSPGQLSISLRYEGRVYHYRINTTTDGKVYVTAESRFSTLAELVHHHSTVADGLVTTLHYPAPKCNKPTVYGVSPIHDKWEMERTDITMKHKLGGGQYGEVYVGVWKKYSLTVAVKTLKEDTMEVEEFLKEAAVMKEIKHPNLVQLLGVCTLEPPFYIVTEYMPYGNLLDYLRECSREEVTAVVLLYMATQISSAMEYLEKKNFIHRDLAARNCLVGENHVVKVADFGLSRLMTGDTYTAHAGAKFPIKWTAPESLAYNTFSIKSDVWAFGVLLWEIATYGMSPYPGIDLSQVYDLLEKGYRMEQPEGCPPKVYELMRACWKWSPADRPSFAETHQAFETMFHDSSISEEVAEELGRAAAASSVVPYLPRLPVLPSKMRTLKKQGENKENIEGAQDATENSASSSAPGFLRGVQAPSGSPALPRKQRDKSPSSLLEDAKETCFTRDRKGGFFSSFMKKRNAPTPPKRSSSFREMENQPHKKYELTGLPEQDRMAMTLPRNCQRSKLQLERTVSTSSQPEENVDRANDMLPKKSEEGAAPSRERPKAKLLPRGATALPLRTPSGDPAITEKDSPGAGVAGVAAAPKSKERNGGARLGMAGVPEDGEQTGWSSPAKAAAALPTTHNHKVPVLISPTLKHTPADVQLIGTDSQGNKFKLLSEHQVTSSGDKDRPRRVKPKCAPPPPPVMRLLQHPSMCADPMEEPTASTAGQPMAETQEGGKKAAPGAVPGGGKAGRPVMPPPQVPLPTSSISPAKMANGTAGTKVALRKTKQVAEKISADKISKEALLECADLLSSAITEPVPNSQLVDTGHQLLDYCSGYVDCIPQTRNKFAFREAVSKLELSLQELQVSSAAAGVPGANPVLNNLLSCVQEISDVVQR, encoded by the exons atcACTTTGCCAGCTGTGTGGAGGATGGCTTTGAGGGAGACAAGACTGGAGGCAgtagtccag AAGCCTTGCACCGCCCCTATGGTTGTGATGTTGAACCCCAGGCACTGAACGAAGCCATCAGGTGGAGCTCCAAGGAGAACTTACTTGGAGCCACTGAGAGCGACCCTAATCTCTTTGTTGCACTTTATGATTTTGTAGCCAGTGGTGATAACACACTCAGCATCACTAAAG GTGAAAAGCTGCGAGTCCTTGGTTATAACCAGAATGGTGAGTGGAGTGAAGTTCGCTCCAAGAATGGACAAGGTTGGGTACCAAGCAACTACATCACCCCAGTGAACAGCTTGGAGAAACATTCCTGGTACCATGGACCAGTGTCGCGCAGTGCAGCAGAGTATCTACTCAGCAGTCTAATCAATGGCAGTTTCCTGGTGCGAGAAAGCGAGAGCAGCCCCGGGCAGCTGTCGATCTCGCTCAGGTATGAGGGGCGTGTGTATCACTACAGGATCAATACCACCACGGATGGCAAG GTGTACGTCACTGCTGAGAGCCGCTTTAGCACCCTGGCGGAACTCGTGCACCATCACTCCACTGTGGCCGACGGGCTGGTGACAACATTACACTACCCAGCGCCCAAGTGTAATAAGCCCACAGTCTATGGTGTGTCCCCCATCCATGACAAATGGGAAATGGAACGAACAGATATTACCATGAAGCACAAACTTGGGGGCGGTCAGTATGGAGAAGTTTATGTTGGCGTCTGGAAGAAATACAGCCTTACGGTTGCTGTGAAAACATTGAAG gAAGATACCATGGAGGTGGAAGAGTTCCTGAAGGAAGCTGCAGTGATGAAGGAAATCAAGCATCCTAATCTGGTCCAACTATTAG GTGTGTGTACTTTGGAGCCACCATTTTACATTGTGACTGAGTACATGCCGTATGGCAACTTGCTTGATTATCTCCGAGAATGCAGTCGAGAAGAGGTGACTGCAGTTGTCCTGCTGTACATGGCCACTCAGATCTCTTCTGCAATGGAGTATCTAGAGAAGAAGAATTTCATCCATAG AGATCTTGCAGCCCGTAACTGCCTAGTGGGAGAAAACCATGTGGTAAAAGTGGCTGACTTTGGTTTGAGTAGACTGATGACTGGAGACACCTATACTGCTCATGCGGGAGCCAAATTTCCTATTAAATGGACAGCACCAGAGAGTCTTGCCTACAATACCTTCTCAATTAAATCTGACGTCTGGG CTTTCGGGGTACTGTTGTGGGAAATTGCTACATATGGAATGTCACCGTATCCAGGTATTGACCTGTCTCAGGTGTATGATCTATTGGAAAAAGGATATCGAATGGAACAACCTGAAGGATGCCCCCCTAAGGTTTATGAACTTATGAGAGCAT GCTGGAAGTGGAGCCCTGCCGACAGGCCTTCTTTTGCTGAAACACATCAGGCTTTTGAAACCATGTTCCATGACTCCAGCATTTCTGAAG AGGTAGCTGAGGAGCTTGGGCGAGCCGCCGCCGCCTCATCTGTTGTCCCATACCTGCCCCGACTGCCGGTACTTCCTTCCAAGATGCGGACACtcaagaagcagggggagaacaAGGAGAATATCGAAGGGGCACAGGACGCCACAGAAAATTCTGCTTCTAGTTCAGCACCAG GGTTCCTTAGAGGTGTACAGGCCCCTAGTGGGTCCCCAGCATTGCCTCGAAAACAAAGAGACAAGTCACCCAGCAGCCTCTTGGAAGATGCCAAAGAGACATGCTTCACCAGGGATAGGAAGGGAGGCTTCTTCAGCTCCTTCATGAAAAAGAGAAATGCTCCCACACCCCCCAAACGCAGCAGCTCCTTCCGAGAAATGGAGAATCAACCCCACAAGAAATATGAACTCACGG GGCTTCCAGAGCAGGATAGGATGGCAATGACCCTTCCCAGGAACTGCCAGAGGTCCAAACTCCAGCTGGAAAGGACAGTGTCCACCTCTTCTCAGCCAGAAGAGAATGTGGACAGGGCCAATGACATGCTTCcaaaaaaatcagaggaaggtGCTGCTCCAAGTAGGGAGAGACCAAAAGCCAAACTTTTGCCCAGAGGAGCCACGGCTCTTCCTCTCAGAACCCCCTCTGGGGATCCAGCCATTACAGAGAAGGACTCTCCAGGGGCGGGGGTGGCTGGAGTGGCAGCCGCCCCAAAGAGCAAGGAGAGGAATGGTGGGGCGCGACTTGGCATGGCTGGAGTCCCAGAGGATGGCGAGCAGACAGGCTGGTCTTCTCCGGCCAAGGCTGCAGCAGCCCTCCCAACCACTCACAACCACAAAGTGCCAGTCCTTATCTCACCCACTCTGAAGCACACTCCAGCTGACGTGCAGCTCATTGGCACAGACTCTCAGGGCAATAAATTCAAACTCTTATCTGAGCATCAGGTCACATCCTCTGGAGACAAGGACCGACCCCGACGGGTAAAACCAAagtgtgccccacccccacccccagtgatgAGACTACTGCAGCATCCGTCCATGTGCGCAGACCCCATGGAAGAGCCGACCGCCTCAACTGCAGGACAGCCCATGGCAGAAacacaggaaggagggaaaaaggcCGCTCCGGGGGCAGTGCCTGGCGGTGGGAAAGCCGGGAGGCCAGTGATGCCTCCCCCTCAAGTGCCTCTGCCCACATCTTCCATCTCGCCAGCCAAAATGGCTAATGGCACAGCAGGTACTAAAGTGGCTCTGAGAAAAACCAAACAGGTGGCTGAGAAAATCTCAGCAGACAAAATCAGCAAAGAGGCCCTGCTGGAATGTGCTGACCTACTGTCCAGTGCCATCACGGAGCCTGTGCCGAACAGCCAGCTCGTGGACACTGGCCACCAGCTCCTCGACTACTGCTCAGGCTATGTGGACTGCATCCCTCAAACGCGCAACAAATTTGCTTTCCGAGAGGCTGTGAGCAAACTGGAACTCAGCCTGCAGGAGCTGCAGGTGTCTTCAGCGGCTGCCGGCGTGCCCGGGGCCAACCCTGTCCTTAATAACTTATTGTCATGTGTACAGGAGATCAGCGACGTGGTACAGAGGTAG